CACGGGACATCGATGCTGATGGGAGCGGATATGAGGGCAACCGCAATCCTCTCACGAGCCGGGAACGAAAGTGGAGCCGTCCGCGGGCATCCAATGGCTCGCGGCCCTAAAGCCGTCACCAGCGACGCGGGTTCCGGAGGCTCGCATCATCCTGGCGCTCAGACGCGATTCGAGCGGTCGCGCGAGCCGCTACCTCGTCGTAGAACCGGCGCACCTCTGAAGCCGCGTCAAATTTGAGCGCCAGGCGCTCGGCGCCGGCCCTGAGGGCGACTTCTTCCGGATCGTCTGTGCCGACGGCTCGCGAGTGGCTTCCGTACTCGGCTGAGCCGTGAAGGCCCAGGATCACAGCACGCTTGAGCGATCCTGGCAGAGCGGATGCGGCCTCAATCGCTCGAGCAACGAAGCTCGGGGCTCGCAGAACGAAGTCACGAGGCGCGCCGTTCAGGACAGCTCGCGCCAAATCGACGCGATCCGGTTGCTGCGTCTGGATCAGTGAGAGCAGTGCGGCTTGCACGTCCTCCTCGTATCCAACGAACATTCGCTGAAGGACGTCGAGACCATCGTGCCCTCGACGATGCGGAGCATCCTCAAGGAGCCAGTTGATGTGGTTCCGAATCAATCCCGGTAGGTCCGGGCTCGCTCGAAAACTGAATGGCATCGATTCGAGGTAGGGCAATGCGTCGTAGCCGTCGGGTCCATCTTCCTGTCGATCGATCCGGCGTTGCAGGAAAGCGAGCGCTGCATACGGATCGATTGCGATCTGCCGCGTCATCAACTCACCGAAGTCATCAGCGTCGAGACTGGGCGTCTGCGCAAAGCGATCCATGAAGACCGCGCGCTCATCTGCGGATAGGTGAGCCCATGGAACTGTAGCGCCTCCGGTGAGAACGCTCGCCGCGGCCGCAGCAACCGCCGAGTTTGTTTCGATCGGAGCTGCGTGCAAGATCGCCAGCACGACTTCGGGGTCCAGCTCTTCGCGCCAACGAGCGGTCGCGAGCAGCGATGAGTATACGGCGGGGTGTTTCGTTGTCAGCAGTGCGTCGACAACGCGGAGCTGGCCGATGGTAAGTGGACTTCTAGTTCCCCCGACGGCTGATGCGACCATCGCAGCGGGCTGCTCGCCTTGCGCGATCTTGACCATCACGATTGACAAGAGGTCCGGGTAGTCCGAAGCGAAGCAAGCGCTAATGGCGGCTTCGACGATGCAATCGTCCGCAGGGCTGGCTGGAGTGCGCGGCGTGAGCGCGGCGCGAGCGAGGTCGGAATTCGACACGAACATGAGTTGGAGCAACCGCTGCGGCGGGGTGAATCGCTCTCTTTCATTTAGCGCATTGTCCATCGCATCGCGAAGTCGGGTGAGGATCTGCTCCGGCGAAAGGGTTGAGTTCCATCGGCGGGAAAGATCCTGTATTGCCCGCTCGAGCTGCGCCGCGGACCGGTGGTAACGAGCTACAGCAGGCGACTCGGTTCCCTCACCGCCCCCTTTAACGCTCTGGGCCTCGTCCTCGTCGTCCTCATCTGTATGGAAGCCACCGCGCGTCACGCGTGCGAGCAGAAGGTCATCGTCCGCAGCCAGTTTCCTGCGTGCCGCGCGTGCGGCCGACCGCCGAGCGCCTTCGCCGTAGGTGGCATGCCAGCCAAGCGCGCGATAGGCCGCAAGCCGAAGGCCGGCGGGACGCGACGCATCCGACAGCACCGAACTCAATCCGCCCATGATGGTCGTGAACTCCTCAGTCACATCATCAGAGCGGTGGTTCGACATCAGGCCTTTCTCTAGCACTTCCGTCGCTGCGTACGCCGACTTATCGTTGCTCTCCAGCGCGCTGATCGCGATGGTGATTGCGGCCGATCGCACGTCGGAGACGACGTCGAGGTCAATGTCGTGCCGGACGATGGATAGATTCCACCCGCGAGATTCCGTGACCACGATGTCGCGCGCCATGACCGCGCTCAGGAGCGAAACAAGTTGACTGGCGCGCGGCTTGAGTTCCGGTTCGGCGAGCAGTTCGGCGACCGTGTCGACATAGATGCGGTTGAAGCGCACTGTGCGGCGGGGGTGGAACTGACCCAACTCGCGAAGCAACCTCATCGCGTGCTCCGGGTTCTGGTTCTCTCTCCGCGGATCGGGACCACCGATTTCAACAAGCAGCCTCATCGACCGAGAAAGGTGGTCGACGTCGCTTCCCGCATGTGCGATCAAGGGTGCTAGTGCGCGCGCGACTTCGGCGGTGGTGAATCCGCGCGGAGGTCCCCATATCCCGCTGAAGGGATCCTCTTCGTCAGGGGCTGGACTTGCGAGCAGCAGGTCAGCCAGGTCCAGGGCGCGTCCGGGGTAGATGGCGGCCACTGACGCGACTCTCTTCGCAAGGGAAATGCGCGCAGAGTTAGGGAGCGTGAGAGCGTGTTCAGCCAGCGCCGACCAGAGTGTGTCGGCCAACTCAGATGGCCCCTGCGCGCGCCTTTGCCAATCGATCACGCTTACATTTCGAAGCGCATGCGAAAGGGCGAGACCGCGCGCCTCGTCGGCGAGTCGAATCGCGAAGCGCTTGTCTAGACCGGACCGCGATACAAGCGCCCGCTCCAAGATGGCGTCGCCCAGGAGGTCGGGGACGACCCGAACAGTCTGGCTCCGTCGTAGAACCAGACCGAGGTCATCGAGTTCATCCACTACGTCCAGAACCCTCGCTTCATCGATGTTGCTCACACTTGCGATGACGTCGAGGAACGACGAGTCCGTGAGGTTCGCCGGTTGAACGGCTGCAATGGCCTGCAGCACGGCGATGCGTGCATCCGCGTTCGAGCCGCGGATCACGATGTCGGTGAACCGCGTGAGGATTTGCTGGCGCAGTTCGTTCTGCGTCACGAGGTCTCTATCTGTCAGGACCCCCTCCCGGATCAGGTGCGCGCCGAGGACGATCATGAATGGGCAGTCGTAGCCAACGCGTGCTAGGCCTTCGACTCGAGTATCGGAGGCGAGTTCGCCCAGTGCCTCGCGAGCGAGAGACTCGGCCGCATCGATCGGAAGGTCATCGAGTGTGATCGAGATTCTCGCCGCCTCAGGGTCGGAGAGGTCAAGTGCGGCATGAAGTTGAGGGGTTGCGCGAGGACGCGTCGACATCACCAAGGTGGCGTCCGGCCGAGTTCGCCGTACCCCGAGTTCCAGAGCGCGTACGTCAAACTCAAAGTCCATTGCGTCATCGATCACGACGACGGGCGCGCCCTCCGGCAGAGCCTCGTAGGTTTCAGGAGCGATGGAACCGCGCGACGCGAATACCACCGGCCTTCCGACGTCGCTACGCGCGAAGGCTCGCAGGAGACGAGACTTACCTATCCCGCCGCGACCGATCAAGATGATCCGCTCCTCGAGTGCCGCGCTGAGATCGATGAGTCGGGTGAGCTCGTTCTCACGGCCGACTAGTTCGAAGTTACGATCAACACCTAGACGCCCGGCGAGCGCAGAGTCGTACTCATCAGGTGTCAACCACGGACTGGGCTCGCGCACGCCGAGAAATGGCTCCCGCATTCCACGGAAATAAGTATCGACGAGGGCGAGAGCGTCCCGACGCGGCAGCTGTCGGACGAGCGCGGACAGATCCTCGCCGTCCCACAGTCTCCAACCTGGGTGATCCTGCATCTCCAATCGTGCTGCTGGTGTCGCGGTCTTGCGACTCAATGCGATGGTGCCGGATGTGATCTTCGCTTCCGCGGTGACTTCAGCAACCGCCGCACGGATGTCCTCCGGGCCGAACGTCTTGTGACGCTTGCATTGGACACCAATCCGCTCACCGCCGCCGTCGATGAACACGTCGACGCCGAACTGCTTATGGCCCGTTGATCCGTTACGGGTTGCGGTCCGGTCGGGATACCTGCGAGCGCTCAAGTCCCGGATAAATGCCTCGAACGCCTCATCAGAGAGATTCTCAAAGGGAAGGGTCAGCACGAGATTGTGGGTCGCGTTCGCAGCATCCACTTCATAGCTACCTGCCGCGGTCGCGTCATCGAGAGAGAGCCCGAGCACCGAGCAGAGACCAGGGAGTTGAGATTGTCGAGGTCGGGAGCGTCCGCGCTCCCACGCGCTTACTGTCTGCTGGCCCACGCCCATTGCCCGGGCGAGTTCTGCTTGGTCGAGCCCAGTGGCAGTCCGGGAAACCCGAATTAGCGTCCCGAGAAGCGAGATCATGCACTTACTCTGCACGGGGTGAACGCGTACGGTTACAAATGCACGTATAAATCCCGTACCGGCGTGTCGTCACCCCAATCGTGCTCGCTTGGCGGACTCGCTCGCGCGTCGAACGGCGCGCGGCCTCCTATCGGTCGGAGCAAATGCATGCCGCATACGGGCTGGACGCGCGAGGCGTGCCGGCCAGACCGCATTCGGTTGGCTCGCCCTTCGAGCATTGGAAGTTGAGACACCAATTCTGCGAGGATCTGGTCATGAGCGCAGAAGATGTCGACGCCTCCTCCCGGGCCGTGAGAATCGAGTCGTGGCGTCCTGAAGTCGAGATGGATACCGATGCGCTCTTCATGCACACGGTCTACGTGCTGCCGACTCGAACGGTGATCGTGGACGAGTGCCCCGTTAAGGTCTTCGACGACTCCGTCCGCTTTCTTCCGAAGTATGCTCGCGCAGCCGGGGCGGAGGTCCAGTTCGCCCCCATCCCTGGTGACCGGCGATTCTTGTCCGAGTACTCGCATGATCCTGGGGCCTGGCAGTTGGCGCTTACGTGCTTCGGTTTCGTCAACGACTGGTTGATCATGACGGTGAACGCGTGGATCACCTCACGTTGTCAAGTGACCGGACTGTCTGACTCGGAGGCGCTGGAGCACGAGATGGAAGTCGAAATCGCCGAGTGGAAACCGAAGAAGGGCAAGTTCGTCGGGCTTCGGATGAAAGGGCGGGGGTCAGATGTGATCGCCGCGATACGCGAGCTTCGCTCGCTGGATGACTGAGCTATGCGCGTTGGGGGGACGATAATCCAGTCGGGTCCGGTTCCGCCTCCGCGCGGACCACTTCGGGACGCCTACTTGGACAGAAATGGACGCGAACAACTGCGCGTTGCGGAGAGTGAAATTCGACTAGCGATCGTCGCCCTGGGCTCGTTGAATCCCACGGATCTCGATGTCTACCCCTTCGAATCAGAAGACAATGAAGTGCGTCTTGAACAGCACTCGGCTCTGAAGGCGCTGTGGGCCGGCCGTCGACGTCTAATAGGTCGGACCAAGATCGTCGCCGCCGAACCGCACATACGATCAGCCGAACAGGCTGCGGTAAGGGCGCTCAATTTTCTCGAGGATCACGCGCTCGGCGAGGCCGCGCACGAGGCCGTGCATAGAACAGCCCAGTTACGTCGTGGCCTGCTAGGTTGCCGGATTGAGTTCCGAGATGACGCCTACTGGACAACTTGCCCGTTCTCCTTGGTGCACATCCGGGTCGGCTTTTCCGCAGGAATCACGGGATCGTTTGTCTGCTCGGTGTGCGAAAGCCCGATGGAGGACTGTGATCACCTCCCGGGAACCACACACGACCATGTCAAACGCGGAGGAGGCGGCTCTTGCAATGTCTGCCACGCGACAAGTTGCGAGCACGACGACGGCGAAATTTATGCGGCCACGGTGACTCCCATTGGCGTGGCTTTCAGTGCTCACGAGGTCTCCATGGTCCCGCGGCCGATGTACCCGCAGGCGCGATTCCGGGAGATCGAAATAACTGACGATCTGGACTCTGAAGCTCGTGCGCTCGCGCGAGAGGGACGCCTGCACTGCGATGAATGCTTGGGGCCATGCGAAGGGCTGCTAGACGCGCGGGCTTGGGGGGGAGAGGGTCGGGCTTCCGATCGCATAACTGCTGAGATGCACTCGCCTTCGTCGAGCGCCGGTGGTCGGCGACCGCGTGCCAGTACACGGCGAGAACGCTCGGCGCGCGGTTAGCGGTCCTAATCGGGGTGCTAGGTGTACTGACCTCGACCGTTGTTGATTCGGTCGATGGGGGTGCCTCCGATGCCGAGGTGGTGCCTGTCTAGGTTGTAGTGGTCGAGCCATGTGGGCAAGGCCGCAGCTCTGTCGCTGTTAGATGCGAAGGGTTGGGCGTAGGCCCATTCGGTCGCGAGGGTGCGGTTCAGTCGCTCGACTTTCCCGTTGGTCCAGGGGCAGTGCGGGCGGATGAATTTCTGAGTGATGCCGTGCGCGTCGATCACGGCGCGGAAAGCGGCCGAGTGCCGGTGGGCGAACGCGTTGTCGCTGATGACACGTTCGACCCTGACGCCGAGGGCCGTGTAGAACGCGATCGCGCGTTCGAGCACCCCTGCGGCGGTGTCGCCCTTCTCGTCATCGTGGATCTCCGCGTAAGCGACTCGGGAGTGGTCATCGATGACGGTGTGGATGTAGTCGTACCCGAGTCCGCGCTTGTGTGCGGGGCGTGCTCCGCGGCCGTGCGCGCGCCATCCGCCGCCATCGGGGATGCGGCCCAGTTTCTTCACGTCGACGTGGATGAGTGAACCGGGATAGTCGTGCTCGTAGCGGTTCGCCGAGCGGCGCGACGCGCGGATTACCGTCCCGGTGACGGTGTTCAGTTCCCGCAACAGCGGCGCCCGGTGACGGCGCAACACACGCCCGACCGTCGAGGTCTGCATACCCAGCTTGGCCGCAAGGAACACCGGGCCCCGGCGAGTGAGCTCGCGCATGAGCCGCACGCGGGTCTCCACCCACGGTCCGGTCCGGGCGGGATGCGAGCGGGCGACGCTGGAACGGTCGATGAGACCCGCTGGCCCGTTCTCACGAAACCGTCGCCACCACTGCCACGCGGTCGTCCGCGAGATGCCCATCGCTGCCGCGACATGCGCGACCGCACGCCCCGACTGGATGCGTTGGATCATGATCAACCTGCCGGCAGGAGTCAGCCGGGCATTAGCGTGGGACACGAGAAGCCTCCGTGTGCTCGAGCTGCAGAACTAGACAGCTCCAACTCGACACCGGAGGCTTCTCCTACGTCAACAACGATCCGGGTCAGTACAGCTAGGGCGTGTCTTGTAATTGGTCGGTGTGTTGGCTGAGATGCTGGCAGGGTGTCGCGTTTCGTGTTGCTCTCGGATGATCAGTTCGTGTTGATCGCTGATCTTCTCCCTGGGCCTACGGGTAGGAAGGGGCGTCCGTTCGCGGACGCGCGGACGATGGTCGAGGGCATCGTTTACCGGTACCGGACCGGGATAGCCTGGCGGGATCTGCCGCGGACGTTCGGGCCGTGGCAGACGGTGTGGGCTTGGCATCGCCGTCTCGCGGCCGATGGCACCTGGGACGTCGTGCTCGACCGACTGGTCAGCGCTGCGGACACCGCTGGCGCGGTGGACTGGTCGGTGTCAGTGGACTCCACGATTGCGCGCGCCCACCAGCACGCGACGAACATCTCCCGGGTTACGGGGGGCTTCGTCGAATTACACGAATCCGCGACTCGAGCCGCCTGACCACGGCTTGCCGCCTGACCACGGCTTCGGTCGCTCCCGCGGAGGCCTGTCCACGAAGATTCACCAGCTCGTCGACGGTCATGGACTGCCCTTGGTGACATTGGTCACCCCCGGACAAGCGGGCGACTCGCCGATGCTGCTGCCCCTGCTGGCCGAACTCCGCGTCACCCGGCCGGTCGGACGCCCGCGCACCCGACCCGATCGAGTGCGCGGCGACAAGGCGTACTCATCCCGAGCGATCCGCGCCCACCTTCGCAGCCGTGGCATCGAAGCAGTGATCCCGGAGCCCCGCGACCAGCAAGGCCACCGGAAACGGCGCGGATCCCGAGGCGGACGCCCCGTCTCCTACAACCCGGTCGACTACCGCAACCGCAACGTCATCGAACGCGGCTTCTGCCGAGTCAAACAATGGCGAGGCCTCGCTACCCGCTACGACAAGCTGGCAATCGTCTACCGCGCCGCGGTCGTCCTCAACGCCGTCATCGCCTGGCTACGCCATTTACAAGACACGCCCTAGGCGGCAACGTCTCGATAGGGAGCGGCGAAGGTGAGGGCGACGCGTCCGGCACTCTATCGGCAGCCTCGATCCGTCGGGAGATTGCGCTCCGAGGGCTTCGATCACGTTCCACGGCGTCCGCAAGCCGGTCCCCCGTCGGTCGATTGGACGGAGTTGTCAGTGGTTGTTGTGTGACGCCCACCTGAGATCGGCCCTCGTCGCAGTAGCCCCGCTCGCCCCGAAGCCCGATGATCCCCCGGCATGCGCACGGCCGCAAGTCGCCGAGAACCCGTCTATCGCAACTCTACGTTCCGCGTCAGCTCAGCCACGCGGCCCACGCCTACGACGTGCAGGGTGAAGGAGCAAGGCAATGCACGCAGGCACTTTCCGTGAGCATGCTCGCGACCGTCGCCCTCGCTGGCATCGAGTGACAACCTCGTTACATCGTCCGCGGGCGCCGAAATGCCAAGCGTGACGCTGCTGCATCGAAGGCTGCAGCGCAGCGTGCGCGAGAGACTGCGCGTGCCGATGCTGTCGACCGGTTCGCGTCGAAGTGGGGGAGTGAGCGGGGAGCCCACGACCGTCTGAGCGCGGCTTCGTCGGAGCTTGAACGACTGCATCGGCAGGAGGCGGCGTTGCTGCGCGAGCGAGATGAATTCGTGCGCGTGATGCGCGTCGCGGAGG
This portion of the Microbacterium testaceum StLB037 genome encodes:
- a CDS encoding helix-turn-helix domain-containing protein — encoded protein: MISLLGTLIRVSRTATGLDQAELARAMGVGQQTVSAWERGRSRPRQSQLPGLCSVLGLSLDDATAAGSYEVDAANATHNLVLTLPFENLSDEAFEAFIRDLSARRYPDRTATRNGSTGHKQFGVDVFIDGGGERIGVQCKRHKTFGPEDIRAAVAEVTAEAKITSGTIALSRKTATPAARLEMQDHPGWRLWDGEDLSALVRQLPRRDALALVDTYFRGMREPFLGVREPSPWLTPDEYDSALAGRLGVDRNFELVGRENELTRLIDLSAALEERIILIGRGGIGKSRLLRAFARSDVGRPVVFASRGSIAPETYEALPEGAPVVVIDDAMDFEFDVRALELGVRRTRPDATLVMSTRPRATPQLHAALDLSDPEAARISITLDDLPIDAAESLAREALGELASDTRVEGLARVGYDCPFMIVLGAHLIREGVLTDRDLVTQNELRQQILTRFTDIVIRGSNADARIAVLQAIAAVQPANLTDSSFLDVIASVSNIDEARVLDVVDELDDLGLVLRRSQTVRVVPDLLGDAILERALVSRSGLDKRFAIRLADEARGLALSHALRNVSVIDWQRRAQGPSELADTLWSALAEHALTLPNSARISLAKRVASVAAIYPGRALDLADLLLASPAPDEEDPFSGIWGPPRGFTTAEVARALAPLIAHAGSDVDHLSRSMRLLVEIGGPDPRRENQNPEHAMRLLRELGQFHPRRTVRFNRIYVDTVAELLAEPELKPRASQLVSLLSAVMARDIVVTESRGWNLSIVRHDIDLDVVSDVRSAAITIAISALESNDKSAYAATEVLEKGLMSNHRSDDVTEEFTTIMGGLSSVLSDASRPAGLRLAAYRALGWHATYGEGARRSAARAARRKLAADDDLLLARVTRGGFHTDEDDEDEAQSVKGGGEGTESPAVARYHRSAAQLERAIQDLSRRWNSTLSPEQILTRLRDAMDNALNERERFTPPQRLLQLMFVSNSDLARAALTPRTPASPADDCIVEAAISACFASDYPDLLSIVMVKIAQGEQPAAMVASAVGGTRSPLTIGQLRVVDALLTTKHPAVYSSLLATARWREELDPEVVLAILHAAPIETNSAVAAAAASVLTGGATVPWAHLSADERAVFMDRFAQTPSLDADDFGELMTRQIAIDPYAALAFLQRRIDRQEDGPDGYDALPYLESMPFSFRASPDLPGLIRNHINWLLEDAPHRRGHDGLDVLQRMFVGYEEDVQAALLSLIQTQQPDRVDLARAVLNGAPRDFVLRAPSFVARAIEAASALPGSLKRAVILGLHGSAEYGSHSRAVGTDDPEEVALRAGAERLALKFDAASEVRRFYDEVAARATARIASERQDDASLRNPRRW
- a CDS encoding IS481 family transposase, giving the protein MSHANARLTPAGRLIMIQRIQSGRAVAHVAAAMGISRTTAWQWWRRFRENGPAGLIDRSSVARSHPARTGPWVETRVRLMRELTRRGPVFLAAKLGMQTSTVGRVLRRHRAPLLRELNTVTGTVIRASRRSANRYEHDYPGSLIHVDVKKLGRIPDGGGWRAHGRGARPAHKRGLGYDYIHTVIDDHSRVAYAEIHDDEKGDTAAGVLERAIAFYTALGVRVERVISDNAFAHRHSAAFRAVIDAHGITQKFIRPHCPWTNGKVERLNRTLATEWAYAQPFASNSDRAAALPTWLDHYNLDRHHLGIGGTPIDRINNGRGQYT
- a CDS encoding IS5 family transposase (programmed frameshift); this encodes MSRFVLLSDDQFVLIADLLPGPTGRKGRPFADARTMVEGIVYRYRTGIAWRDLPRTFGPWQTVWAWHRRLAADGTWDVVLDRLVSAADTAGAVDWSVSVDSTIARAHQHATNISRVTGASSNYTNPRLEPPDHGLPPDHGFGRSRGGLSTKIHQLVDGHGLPLVTLVTPGQAGDSPMLLPLLAELRVTRPVGRPRTRPDRVRGDKAYSSRAIRAHLRSRGIEAVIPEPRDQQGHRKRRGSRGGRPVSYNPVDYRNRNVIERGFCRVKQWRGLATRYDKLAIVYRAAVVLNAVIAWLRHLQDTP